A genome region from Panicum virgatum strain AP13 chromosome 4K, P.virgatum_v5, whole genome shotgun sequence includes the following:
- the LOC120704101 gene encoding cytochrome b561, DM13 and DOMON domain-containing protein At5g54830-like isoform X2 codes for MAPAALHLLAILCLASLLAGAAAASAGCGVNTSLEGYRADLRMSQHQLRGRMEVLDGCSFRVAALDLLPGSASARWWRADGTDLDALARGEPAAADPLDRTFRSESLVFRLLPGVSWPRVPVLAAYDPLTSSLFGFVRLSAGANASSDPSSSSASAAPTMLDSCAQLSPRFRVRWTLHEANNSVDIGLEAAVGSEYYMAFGWAQPGVAEASVIGADLVVAGFTEDGLPFADDYYVTNNSECLLREDGSVEGVCPDTIYGRNGSAALANDTRLVYGHRRDGVSFVRFSRPLVSKDSKHDVAVNAARNMTVVWAIGLLRPPDSLRPYYLPLVSRGSASAGTAFAFAKLKLSDAGSGCVGPLDADDKEDQARITSERKTPLVVTVGPALHYPNPPNPDKVLYINKKEAPLLKVERGVPVTFSVEAGHDVPLYITSDPVGGNATSRNTPEVIYAGGPKAEGVPATPTELVWLPDRNTPDLVYYQSLYDQKMGWKIQVVDGGLSDMYNNSVLLDDQQVTFFWTLSGDSINIAARGEKKSGYLAIGFGSAMVNSYAYVGWVDGNGKGHVKSYWIDGKDGMSVHETHENVTHKRCRLENGAIIFEFTRPLTPSCIGRVECKNLIDPTTPLKVIWAMGAQWSSGPLSLKNMHSDTSNRPIRILLLSGLAEAVEDLRPVLAVHGFMMFVAWAILFPGGIMAARYLKHLKGDLWFQAHIYLQYSGTAVMLLGVLFAVAELRGFSFKSRHARIGAVAFAFACAQPINAYLRPYKTENREPSSRNRIVWEYLHLFTGRSAALAGIVALFTGLQHLGHRLLTLKIVHYNDELAPIFFKENRAVCLMSEPSSPPLP; via the exons atggctcCCGCGGCCCTCCACCTGCTCGCGATCCTCTGCCTCGCGTCGCTCctcgccggggcggcggcggcgtcggcggggtGCGGCGTGAACACGAGCCTGGAGGGGTACCGCGCGGACCTGCGCATGTCGCAGCACCAGCTCCGCGGCCGCATGGAGGTGCTCGACGGCTGCTCGTTCCGCGTCGCCGCGCTCGACCTCCTCCCGGGATCGGCCTccgcgcggtggtggcgcgcgGACGGCACCGACCTCGACGCCCTCGCGCGCGGCGagcccgcggccgccgacccGCTGGATCGCACCTTCCGGTCCGAGTCCCTCGTGTTCCGCCTCCTCCCGGGCGTCTCCTGGCCGCGCGTCCCCGTCCTCGCCGCCTACGACCCCCTCACCTCCTCCCTCTTCGGCTTCGTCCGCCTCTCCGCCGGTGCCAACGCCTCCTCCGATCCCTCATCCTCCTCCGCGTCCGCGGCGCCCACCATGCTCGACTCCTGCGCGCAGCTCTCCCCGCGCTTCCGCGTGCGGTGGACGCTCCACGAGGCGAACAACTCCGTCGACATCGGCCTCGAGGCGGCCGTCGGGTCCGAGTACTACATGGCGTTCGGGTGGGCGCAGCCCGGCGTGGCCGAGGCGTCCGTGATCGGCGCCgacctcgtcgtcgccggcttCACCGAGGACGGCCTCCCGTTCGCCGACGACTACTACGTCACCAACAACAGCGAGTGCCTGCTGCGCGAGGACGGCTCGGTCGAGGGCGTCTGCCCGGACACGATCTACGGCCGCAACGGCTCCGCCGCCCTCGCCAACGACACGCGCCTCGTCTACGGCCACCGCCGCGATGGCGTCTCCTTCGTGCGCTTCTCGCGCCCGCTGGTGTCCAAGGACAGCAAGCACGACGTCGCCGTGAACGCCGCCCGGAACATGACCGTCGTCTGGGCGATCGGGCTGCTGCGGCCACCGGACTCGCTCCGGCCGTACTACCTGCCGCTGGTGAGCCGCGGCAGCGCGTCCGCCGGCACGGCGTTCGCCTTCGCCAAGCTCAAGCTGTCGGACGCCGGCAGCGGGTGCGTAGGGCCGCTGGACGCCGACGACAAGGAGGACCAGGCGAGGATCACGTCCGAGCGCAAGACGCCGCTGGTCGTGACGGTGGGACCGGCACTGCACTACCCCAACCCGCCCAACCCCGACAAGGTCCTCTACATCAACAAGAAGGAGGCGCCCCTGCTCAAGGTGGAGCGCGGCGTGCCGGTCACCTTCTCCGTCGAGGCCGGGCACGACGTGCCCTTGTACATCACGTCTGACCCTGTCGGCGGCAACGCCACGTCCAGGAACACGCCCGAGGTCATCTACGCCGGCGGACCCAAGGCGGAGGGCGTGCCGGCAACACCGACGGAGCTCGTCTGGTTGCCCGACCGGAACACGCCGGACCTGGTGTACTACCAATCCTTGTACGATCAGAAGATGGGCTGGAAAATTCAGGTGGTTGATGGAGGACTCAGCGACATGTACAACAACAGTGTGCTACTGGACGATCAGCAGGTGACATTCTTCTGGACTCTCTCTGGCGACTCCATTAACATTGCTGCGCGAGGTGAGAAGAAGAGTGGCTACCTTGCAATCGGCTTCGGTAGCGCAATGGTGAACAGCTATGCTTATGTTGGGTGGGTCGACGGCAATGGCAAGGGGCATGTCAAATCTTACTGGATCGACGGGAAGGACGGGATGAGTGTGCACGAAACACACGAGAATGTTACACACAAGAGATGCCGGTTGGAAAATGGCGCCATCATATTTGAGTTCACTCGTCCGTTAACACCTTCGTGCATTGGAAGGGTGGAATGCAAGAACTTGATCGACCCGACCACTCCTCTGAAGGTCATTTGGGCAATGGGTGCTCAGTGGTCATCAGGCCCCCTGAGTTTGAAGAACATGCACTCGGACACAAGCAATCGTCCTATCAGGATTCTTCTGTTGAGCGGTTTGGCTGAGGCAGTGGAGGATCTGCGCCCGGTGCTTGCTGTTCATGGGTTTATGATGTTTGTGGCATGGGCTATTTTGTTCCCAGGGGGGATCATGGCTGCGAGATACCTGAAACATCTGAAAGGCGATCTCTGGTTCCAGGCCCACATCTATCTGCAGTATTCAGGCACAGCAGTAATGCTCTTGGGCGTTCTGTTTGCAGTTGCTGAGCTCCGAGGTTTCTCTTTCAAGTCCAGACATGCTAGAATTGGTGCGGTAGCGTTTGCATTCGCATGTGCGCAGCCAATAAATGCGTATCTTAGACCGTATAAAACTGAGAATAGAGAACCGTCATCAAGAAATAGGATCGTTTGGGAGTATCTGCATCTTTTTACCGGGAGGTCTGCTGCCCTTGCTGGTATCGTGGCTCTCTTCACAGGCTTGCAGCATCTTGGGCACAG GTTGTTGACCCTGAAGATCGTCCACTACAACGATGAGTTGGCTCCAATCTTCTTCAAGGAAAACAGAGCAG TTTGTCTGATGTCTGAACCATCATCTCCTCCACTGCCATGA
- the LOC120704101 gene encoding cytochrome b561, DM13 and DOMON domain-containing protein At5g54830-like isoform X1 — translation MAPAALHLLAILCLASLLAGAAAASAGCGVNTSLEGYRADLRMSQHQLRGRMEVLDGCSFRVAALDLLPGSASARWWRADGTDLDALARGEPAAADPLDRTFRSESLVFRLLPGVSWPRVPVLAAYDPLTSSLFGFVRLSAGANASSDPSSSSASAAPTMLDSCAQLSPRFRVRWTLHEANNSVDIGLEAAVGSEYYMAFGWAQPGVAEASVIGADLVVAGFTEDGLPFADDYYVTNNSECLLREDGSVEGVCPDTIYGRNGSAALANDTRLVYGHRRDGVSFVRFSRPLVSKDSKHDVAVNAARNMTVVWAIGLLRPPDSLRPYYLPLVSRGSASAGTAFAFAKLKLSDAGSGCVGPLDADDKEDQARITSERKTPLVVTVGPALHYPNPPNPDKVLYINKKEAPLLKVERGVPVTFSVEAGHDVPLYITSDPVGGNATSRNTPEVIYAGGPKAEGVPATPTELVWLPDRNTPDLVYYQSLYDQKMGWKIQVVDGGLSDMYNNSVLLDDQQVTFFWTLSGDSINIAARGEKKSGYLAIGFGSAMVNSYAYVGWVDGNGKGHVKSYWIDGKDGMSVHETHENVTHKRCRLENGAIIFEFTRPLTPSCIGRVECKNLIDPTTPLKVIWAMGAQWSSGPLSLKNMHSDTSNRPIRILLLSGLAEAVEDLRPVLAVHGFMMFVAWAILFPGGIMAARYLKHLKGDLWFQAHIYLQYSGTAVMLLGVLFAVAELRGFSFKSRHARIGAVAFAFACAQPINAYLRPYKTENREPSSRNRIVWEYLHLFTGRSAALAGIVALFTGLQHLGHRYGSKNIKGLTCGLILWFLSIALVTAYFEYLAIKRRRDGTDGLSGKWVLGNTEEDDTVDLLQSDRVVSKMESNSSSEPMEVQLEPLKG, via the coding sequence atggctcCCGCGGCCCTCCACCTGCTCGCGATCCTCTGCCTCGCGTCGCTCctcgccggggcggcggcggcgtcggcggggtGCGGCGTGAACACGAGCCTGGAGGGGTACCGCGCGGACCTGCGCATGTCGCAGCACCAGCTCCGCGGCCGCATGGAGGTGCTCGACGGCTGCTCGTTCCGCGTCGCCGCGCTCGACCTCCTCCCGGGATCGGCCTccgcgcggtggtggcgcgcgGACGGCACCGACCTCGACGCCCTCGCGCGCGGCGagcccgcggccgccgacccGCTGGATCGCACCTTCCGGTCCGAGTCCCTCGTGTTCCGCCTCCTCCCGGGCGTCTCCTGGCCGCGCGTCCCCGTCCTCGCCGCCTACGACCCCCTCACCTCCTCCCTCTTCGGCTTCGTCCGCCTCTCCGCCGGTGCCAACGCCTCCTCCGATCCCTCATCCTCCTCCGCGTCCGCGGCGCCCACCATGCTCGACTCCTGCGCGCAGCTCTCCCCGCGCTTCCGCGTGCGGTGGACGCTCCACGAGGCGAACAACTCCGTCGACATCGGCCTCGAGGCGGCCGTCGGGTCCGAGTACTACATGGCGTTCGGGTGGGCGCAGCCCGGCGTGGCCGAGGCGTCCGTGATCGGCGCCgacctcgtcgtcgccggcttCACCGAGGACGGCCTCCCGTTCGCCGACGACTACTACGTCACCAACAACAGCGAGTGCCTGCTGCGCGAGGACGGCTCGGTCGAGGGCGTCTGCCCGGACACGATCTACGGCCGCAACGGCTCCGCCGCCCTCGCCAACGACACGCGCCTCGTCTACGGCCACCGCCGCGATGGCGTCTCCTTCGTGCGCTTCTCGCGCCCGCTGGTGTCCAAGGACAGCAAGCACGACGTCGCCGTGAACGCCGCCCGGAACATGACCGTCGTCTGGGCGATCGGGCTGCTGCGGCCACCGGACTCGCTCCGGCCGTACTACCTGCCGCTGGTGAGCCGCGGCAGCGCGTCCGCCGGCACGGCGTTCGCCTTCGCCAAGCTCAAGCTGTCGGACGCCGGCAGCGGGTGCGTAGGGCCGCTGGACGCCGACGACAAGGAGGACCAGGCGAGGATCACGTCCGAGCGCAAGACGCCGCTGGTCGTGACGGTGGGACCGGCACTGCACTACCCCAACCCGCCCAACCCCGACAAGGTCCTCTACATCAACAAGAAGGAGGCGCCCCTGCTCAAGGTGGAGCGCGGCGTGCCGGTCACCTTCTCCGTCGAGGCCGGGCACGACGTGCCCTTGTACATCACGTCTGACCCTGTCGGCGGCAACGCCACGTCCAGGAACACGCCCGAGGTCATCTACGCCGGCGGACCCAAGGCGGAGGGCGTGCCGGCAACACCGACGGAGCTCGTCTGGTTGCCCGACCGGAACACGCCGGACCTGGTGTACTACCAATCCTTGTACGATCAGAAGATGGGCTGGAAAATTCAGGTGGTTGATGGAGGACTCAGCGACATGTACAACAACAGTGTGCTACTGGACGATCAGCAGGTGACATTCTTCTGGACTCTCTCTGGCGACTCCATTAACATTGCTGCGCGAGGTGAGAAGAAGAGTGGCTACCTTGCAATCGGCTTCGGTAGCGCAATGGTGAACAGCTATGCTTATGTTGGGTGGGTCGACGGCAATGGCAAGGGGCATGTCAAATCTTACTGGATCGACGGGAAGGACGGGATGAGTGTGCACGAAACACACGAGAATGTTACACACAAGAGATGCCGGTTGGAAAATGGCGCCATCATATTTGAGTTCACTCGTCCGTTAACACCTTCGTGCATTGGAAGGGTGGAATGCAAGAACTTGATCGACCCGACCACTCCTCTGAAGGTCATTTGGGCAATGGGTGCTCAGTGGTCATCAGGCCCCCTGAGTTTGAAGAACATGCACTCGGACACAAGCAATCGTCCTATCAGGATTCTTCTGTTGAGCGGTTTGGCTGAGGCAGTGGAGGATCTGCGCCCGGTGCTTGCTGTTCATGGGTTTATGATGTTTGTGGCATGGGCTATTTTGTTCCCAGGGGGGATCATGGCTGCGAGATACCTGAAACATCTGAAAGGCGATCTCTGGTTCCAGGCCCACATCTATCTGCAGTATTCAGGCACAGCAGTAATGCTCTTGGGCGTTCTGTTTGCAGTTGCTGAGCTCCGAGGTTTCTCTTTCAAGTCCAGACATGCTAGAATTGGTGCGGTAGCGTTTGCATTCGCATGTGCGCAGCCAATAAATGCGTATCTTAGACCGTATAAAACTGAGAATAGAGAACCGTCATCAAGAAATAGGATCGTTTGGGAGTATCTGCATCTTTTTACCGGGAGGTCTGCTGCCCTTGCTGGTATCGTGGCTCTCTTCACAGGCTTGCAGCATCTTGGGCACAGGTATGGCAGTAAGAACATCAAGGGACTTACTTGTGGGCTAATCTTATGGTTTTTAAGCATTGCTTTGGTAACGGCTTATTTTGAGTACTTGGCGATTAAGCGGAGAAGAGATGGCACTGATGGCCTTTCAGGAAAATGGGTGCTTGGCAACACCGAGGAAGATGATACAGTTGATCTTTTGCAATCAGACAGGGTAGTCAGTAAAATGGAATCTAATTCATCATCTGAGCCTATGGAAGTACAGCTTGAGCCACTTAAAGGATGA
- the LOC120704102 gene encoding uncharacterized protein LOC120704102 — MASMAGAPRVRSLNIAAPEVEARPVLVPGGNKARSGPANARKPSPKPLRKAEPAAAGTPEKPAATAVKEEEGAKRNAVGGGGAGAPKGASPVPSPRRTPPGPPPRRNDAPPLQPSLPLSAPCSSDASAESVRARAFAGKVEKGRSWTKAVPKQGKAVGKVAENKSAAVDFVAPVTPEAGEGKRRCAWATPTTDPCYVTFHDEEWGVPVHNDRRLFELLVLSCALAELTWPEILKRRQLFRDIFMDFDPAAVSKINEKKLVAPGSVAHSLLSEQKLRAVLEIARQIIKIVDEFGSFDQYCWGFLNHKPIVSKFRYQRQVPVKSPKADIISKDMMRRGFRSVGPTVIYSFMQAAGLTNDHLVSCFRFEECNATPTLCTIGIDRVNMKADLKKDEMATKIRCEEIATNAEMPRTIDALIVS, encoded by the exons ATGGCTTCCATGGCCGGGGCGCCGAGGGTCCGGTCCCTCAACATCGCGGCGCCGGAGGTGGAGGCGAGGCCGGTGCTGGTGCCGGGGGGCAACAAGGCCAGGTCGGGCCCGGCGAACGCCCGGAAACCGTCGCCGAAGCCGCTGCGGAaggcggagccggcggcggcggggacgccggagaagccggcggccaccgcggtcaaggaggaggagggcgccaagAGGAATGCCGTCGGTGGGGGCGGAGCTGGCGCGCCCAAGGGTGCGTCCCCTGTGCCTTCGCCGCGGCGcacgccgccggggccgccgccgaggaggaacgacgcgccgccgctgcagccgaGCTTACCGCTCAGCGCGCCTTGCTCCTCGGACGCCTCCGCGGAGTCGGTCCGCGCCCGGGCTTTCGCTGGGAAGGTGGAGAAGGGCCGGTCTTGGACGAAGGCTGTGCCCAAGCAAGGGAAGGCTGTGGGTAAGGTGGCGGAGAACAAGTCGGCCGCTGTGGATTTTGTTGCTCCGGTGACGCCAGAGGCTGGGGAAGGGAAGAGGAGGTGCGCTTGGGCGACTCCAACCACCG ATCCTTGCTATGTCACTTTTCATGATGAGGAATGGGGGGTTCCCGTACACAATGACAG GAGATTGTTTGAGCTACTTGTACTATCTTGTGCATTGGCTGAGCTTACATGGCCTGAAATTCTCAAGAGGAGACAACTTTTTAG GGACATTTTCATGGATTTTGACCCTGCTGCTGTCTCTAAAATAAATGAGAAGAAGCTTGTGGCACCTGGCAGTGTTGCTCATTCTCTTTTGTCAGAGCAAAAGCTCCGAGCTGTCCTTGAGATTGCTCGCCAGATAATAAAG ATTGTTGATGAATTTGGATCCTTTGATCAATACTGCTGGGGTTTTCTAAACCACAAGCCTATAGTAAGCAAGTTTCGCTATCAAAGGCAAGTTCCTGTGAAGAGTCCCAAGGCGGATATAATCAGCAAAGACATGATGCGAAGGGGATTCCGTAGTGTGGGCCCAACGGTCATATATTCCTTCATGCAGGCTGCAGGGCTAACAAATGATCACCTGGTCAGTTGCTTCCGGTTTGAAGAATGCAATGCCACTCCAACTCTTTGCACAATTGGCATCGACAGGGTAAACATGAAGGCAGATCTGAAAAAAGATGAGATGGCAACGAAGATTCGTTGTGAGGAGATTGCCACTAATGCAGAGATGCCAAGGACGATCGATGCACTTATCGTTTCATAG